In Thermosynechococcus sichuanensis E542, a single genomic region encodes these proteins:
- a CDS encoding RNA-guided endonuclease InsQ/TnpB family protein, with translation MRRLQAYRYELMPTGEQQRKMRRFAGSCRFVYNKALALQKARYEQGEKKLGYAGLCKLLTEWRNSSDTAWLADVPVHPLQQALKDLERAYNNFFAKRASFPRFKRKGQSDSFRYPDPKQIKLDQANSRLFLPKLGWLRYRNSREVLGAVKNITVSQSCGKWFVSIQTEREVEPPIPQGGVVGIDMGIARFATLSDGTFYAPLNSFKRHESRLRKAQQALSRKVKFSNNWKKAKARVQRIHARISHARRDFLHKISTAISKNHAVVCVEDLQIRNMSKSAAGTTEQPGRNVRAKAGLNKSILDQGWFEFCRQLNYKLAWRGGWLVVVPPQNTSRTCPCCGHVSADNRQTQDRFACVECGFEANADLVGAINILSRGMQKLRDEGRDTLDAFSGTAQAVSPDGLWIEPHWRSEAGTHRSESGAAQCRA, from the coding sequence ATGCGACGACTTCAAGCCTACAGATACGAACTCATGCCGACTGGTGAACAGCAGCGCAAAATGCGCCGCTTCGCTGGCTCGTGCCGGTTCGTCTACAACAAGGCGCTGGCGTTGCAGAAAGCGCGTTACGAGCAAGGCGAGAAAAAGCTGGGTTATGCCGGGCTGTGCAAGCTACTCACCGAGTGGCGCAATAGCTCTGACACTGCTTGGCTGGCCGATGTGCCTGTGCATCCGCTGCAACAGGCGCTCAAAGACCTGGAGCGGGCTTACAACAACTTCTTCGCCAAGCGAGCCAGCTTCCCGCGTTTCAAGCGCAAGGGGCAGAGCGACAGCTTCCGTTACCCCGACCCGAAGCAGATAAAGCTGGACCAGGCCAACAGTCGCCTGTTTCTACCAAAGCTCGGATGGCTGCGTTACCGTAACAGCCGCGAAGTGTTAGGCGCGGTGAAGAACATCACTGTGAGCCAGTCGTGCGGCAAGTGGTTTGTGAGCATCCAGACCGAACGCGAGGTTGAGCCGCCTATCCCGCAAGGCGGCGTGGTCGGCATCGATATGGGCATTGCTCGGTTCGCCACGCTATCGGATGGTACGTTCTACGCGCCACTCAACAGCTTCAAGAGGCATGAGTCGCGCTTGCGCAAGGCACAGCAAGCACTCTCACGCAAAGTGAAATTTAGCAACAACTGGAAGAAGGCGAAAGCCCGTGTCCAGCGCATTCACGCCCGCATCAGCCATGCCCGCCGAGACTTCCTGCACAAGATTTCGACCGCGATCAGCAAAAACCACGCTGTGGTGTGTGTCGAGGACTTGCAAATACGGAACATGTCCAAGTCAGCGGCAGGCACGACCGAACAACCGGGCAGAAACGTTAGGGCCAAGGCTGGCCTAAACAAGTCCATCCTCGATCAAGGCTGGTTCGAGTTCTGCCGCCAACTGAACTACAAGCTGGCATGGCGGGGCGGCTGGTTGGTGGTAGTTCCGCCGCAGAACACGAGCCGCACCTGTCCGTGCTGTGGCCATGTGTCGGCGGACAACCGCCAGACCCAGGACCGGTTCGCGTGTGTGGAATGTGGCTTCGAGGCCAACGCCGATCTAGTTGGCGCGATCAACATCCTTTCTCGCGGGATGCAAAAACTGCGAGACGAAGGGCGGGACACGCTGGACGCTTTCAGCGGGACGGCGCAAGCCGTCAGCCCGGATGGCCTGTGGATCGAACCGCACTGGCGGTCGGAAGCAGGAACCCACCGAAGCGAATCAGGGGCGGCTCAATGCCGTGCCTGA
- the nrdR gene encoding transcriptional regulator NrdR — protein sequence MQCPYCHHTDSRVLESRSAEGGQSIRRRRECLQCNRRFTTYERIEYVPITVIKRNGDRESFDRSKLLRGIMTACGKTNIPQQKIEALVDDIEADLQLRSRREVTSAEIGEAALQRLRHLSEVAYVRFASVYRQFQGISDFVAELAHLQETPVSPELVTASHS from the coding sequence ATGCAGTGTCCCTATTGCCACCACACGGATAGTCGCGTTCTGGAGTCTCGATCGGCAGAGGGGGGGCAAAGTATTCGGCGGCGTCGGGAATGTCTTCAGTGTAACCGTCGCTTCACCACCTATGAGCGGATTGAGTACGTTCCGATTACAGTGATTAAGCGCAATGGCGATCGCGAGTCTTTTGATCGTTCAAAATTGTTGCGGGGGATCATGACGGCCTGTGGTAAGACCAACATTCCCCAACAAAAAATTGAAGCCCTTGTCGATGATATTGAGGCGGATTTGCAGTTGCGATCGCGCCGCGAAGTCACTAGCGCAGAAATTGGGGAAGCAGCACTGCAACGGCTGCGCCATCTGAGCGAAGTGGCCTATGTGCGTTTTGCTTCGGTTTATCGTCAGTTTCAAGGGATTAGTGATTTTGTTGCCGAATTAGCCCATTTGCAAGAGACCCCTGTTTCCCCAGAGTTGGTGACGGCCTCCCACTCCTAG
- a CDS encoding GUN4 domain-containing protein, with protein sequence MVTTEPALADLREQLYNGNEKSQLAAMTTLSTAGSEGYHLLQEFLKDSATFSPPPAPWIRGQAYRLLFHCPEASVQAFLQEHYPQGVMPLRSDRGVDYQELAALLVAEKFEAADRLTTQKLCELAGPMAQKRRWLYFTEVEQFPIVDLQTIDQLWLAFSLGRFGYSVQRQLWLGCGQNWERLWEKIGWRQGKRWPRYPNEFIWDLSAPRGHLPLTNQLRGVQVLNALLNHPAWTA encoded by the coding sequence ATGGTCACCACAGAACCAGCCTTAGCCGATTTACGGGAGCAGTTGTACAACGGCAACGAAAAATCCCAACTGGCCGCCATGACCACCCTGAGTACGGCAGGCAGTGAAGGCTATCACCTCTTGCAGGAGTTTCTCAAAGACAGTGCCACCTTTTCCCCCCCACCCGCCCCTTGGATTCGCGGTCAGGCCTATCGTCTTCTGTTCCATTGTCCAGAAGCGTCTGTGCAAGCCTTTTTGCAAGAACACTATCCCCAAGGGGTGATGCCACTGCGCTCCGATCGCGGGGTGGACTATCAGGAACTGGCGGCACTCCTAGTGGCCGAGAAATTTGAAGCCGCCGATCGCCTGACCACCCAAAAGCTGTGTGAACTCGCTGGCCCAATGGCACAAAAACGCCGCTGGCTCTATTTCACAGAGGTGGAGCAGTTCCCGATTGTGGATTTACAAACCATTGATCAATTGTGGCTGGCTTTTTCTCTGGGGCGCTTTGGCTATTCGGTGCAACGGCAACTGTGGCTGGGCTGCGGTCAAAACTGGGAGCGGCTGTGGGAGAAAATTGGCTGGCGGCAGGGCAAGCGCTGGCCGCGCTATCCCAATGAATTTATCTGGGATTTGAGTGCTCCTCGTGGCCATCTACCCCTGACCAATCAACTGCGGGGTGTCCAGGTGCTCAATGCCCTGCTCAATCATCCGGCTTGGACAGCCTAG
- a CDS encoding putative bifunctional diguanylate cyclase/phosphodiesterase: MEHDASFLFPQFGRPIMGGQAGYGFDFPASIDPYELLRSVCARLPLVIIFYDNEGQIHSINQEVTTQLGWDTGDLLSRDFLSQCFPDPETQRQIRYWMIHPPTGWQEVPVHGADGQVLEMVWAFVRFPNGAGLICGYNITDMKLTQAALLETSDRYALLTRGINDGIWDWNLTTNETFYSSRWKAILGYQDHEIGNHIDDWLKRIHPQDVERVKLNLMLHVRGQTPHFHQEFRIQHRNGSYRWVLARGLVLRDAQGNATRVAGSLTDLTEHRLAEAQLLHDALHDSLTGLANRTLLFDRIEQAARHGRRRPDYKFAILFIDIDRFKVINDSLGHSCGDLILIELANRLTRIVRPDDTVARIGGDEFVILLDDIRNNNDALGVCDRIRSALDQPFMVKDQPITLRVSIGVATRSPHIEKAENYLRNADIAMYRAKLAGGNRYQVFSEEMHLMACDRLSLEVGLRQAIERDEFTLFYQPIYRLSDNRLYGFEALIRWQHPTQGLLLPDRFIPLAEETGLILPIGDWVIWRACRDLQHWQEQFPQCQLSVNVNLSNRQLMHPALAEQVLAALEQTQIPAHCLHLEITESVSIDQPEQVRDVLLRLKAQGIKLSLDDFGTGYSSLCYLTHLPIDILKVDRRFVKLITETEQKHLVIDAIVSLAKGLELEVVAEGVEHPYQVTRLRELGCDYAQGYYFSQPLSIEQVDVLLAEMHAT; the protein is encoded by the coding sequence ATGGAGCACGATGCCTCGTTTTTGTTTCCTCAATTCGGTCGGCCAATCATGGGTGGTCAAGCGGGCTATGGGTTTGATTTTCCGGCAAGCATCGATCCCTATGAGCTGTTGCGCAGTGTTTGTGCCCGTTTACCCTTAGTAATTATCTTCTATGACAATGAGGGGCAAATTCATTCCATTAACCAAGAGGTGACGACGCAGTTGGGCTGGGATACAGGGGACTTGCTCTCGCGGGATTTTTTGAGCCAGTGTTTTCCTGATCCAGAGACACAGCGACAGATTCGCTATTGGATGATTCATCCCCCCACGGGTTGGCAGGAGGTGCCAGTTCATGGTGCCGATGGTCAAGTTCTAGAGATGGTTTGGGCTTTTGTGCGCTTTCCCAATGGGGCGGGTTTAATCTGTGGCTACAACATTACGGATATGAAGTTAACGCAGGCGGCTTTGCTGGAAACCAGCGATCGCTATGCGCTGCTCACCCGCGGTATTAATGATGGCATCTGGGACTGGAACCTGACGACCAATGAGACCTTTTATTCCTCTCGCTGGAAAGCGATTCTCGGCTATCAGGATCACGAAATTGGCAACCACATTGACGATTGGCTGAAGCGGATACACCCCCAAGATGTCGAGCGGGTCAAGTTGAATTTAATGCTCCATGTGCGCGGCCAAACGCCCCATTTCCACCAAGAGTTTCGCATTCAGCACCGCAATGGTTCCTATCGTTGGGTGTTGGCACGGGGGCTGGTACTGCGGGATGCTCAGGGCAATGCCACGCGGGTGGCGGGTTCCCTCACGGATTTAACGGAACATCGCCTTGCGGAAGCCCAGTTGCTCCATGATGCCCTCCATGACTCGCTGACAGGGCTAGCCAATCGCACGCTCCTTTTTGATCGCATTGAACAGGCGGCTCGCCATGGTCGTCGTCGTCCTGACTATAAGTTTGCAATTTTGTTTATTGACATTGATCGTTTCAAGGTCATTAACGACAGCCTTGGCCATAGTTGTGGGGATTTGATTTTGATTGAATTGGCCAATCGCTTGACACGGATTGTTCGCCCTGATGATACGGTGGCTCGCATTGGTGGCGATGAGTTTGTGATTTTGCTGGATGATATTAGGAACAACAATGATGCCTTGGGGGTTTGCGATCGCATTCGCTCTGCCCTTGATCAACCCTTTATGGTCAAAGATCAACCGATTACACTGCGGGTGAGCATCGGTGTGGCGACGCGATCGCCCCACATTGAAAAAGCAGAAAACTATTTGCGCAATGCGGATATTGCCATGTATCGCGCTAAGCTGGCAGGGGGCAATCGCTATCAAGTCTTTAGTGAAGAAATGCATTTAATGGCGTGCGATCGCCTCTCCCTTGAAGTCGGGTTGCGCCAAGCCATTGAGCGAGATGAATTTACCCTCTTTTATCAGCCTATCTATCGCCTTAGTGATAACCGTCTCTACGGTTTTGAGGCCCTGATTCGCTGGCAACATCCTACCCAAGGTTTATTACTGCCCGATCGCTTCATTCCCTTGGCTGAGGAAACGGGACTGATTTTGCCCATTGGCGATTGGGTGATCTGGCGTGCGTGCCGCGATCTCCAGCACTGGCAGGAGCAATTTCCCCAGTGTCAGTTGTCTGTAAATGTGAATTTATCGAATCGGCAACTAATGCACCCTGCCCTCGCCGAACAAGTGTTAGCGGCGTTGGAGCAAACTCAGATTCCCGCCCACTGCCTGCACCTTGAAATAACGGAAAGTGTGAGCATTGATCAGCCCGAGCAAGTGCGCGACGTGTTACTCAGACTCAAGGCGCAAGGGATTAAGCTCAGCCTCGATGACTTTGGTACCGGCTATTCTTCCCTGTGCTACTTGACCCATCTTCCCATTGACATCCTGAAAGTTGATCGCCGCTTTGTGAAGCTGATCACTGAAACCGAGCAAAAACACCTCGTAATTGATGCCATTGTCAGCCTTGCCAAGGGGTTGGAATTAGAAGTGGTGGCTGAAGGGGTAGAGCATCCTTATCAGGTGACGCGACTGCGGGAACTGGGTTGTGACTATGCCCAAGGCTATTATTTCTCGCAACCCCTCAGTATTGAGCAGGTGGACGTTTTACTGGCAGAGATGCATGCTACTTAG
- the cofH gene encoding 7,8-didemethyl-8-hydroxy-5-deazariboflavin synthase subunit CofH — METIAAIAQPAVQAFTELEEVLTHNGISAQQALTLLTTALPLAANNDPQEPLPPLLRALQTASDRLRQQQVGDTVTYVINRNINFTNICEQHCGFCAFRRDATAADAYWLDIDTILSKVADAVDQGATEICMQGGLNPGAKEGGSTLRYYQSLVREIKSAFPAIHLHAFSPQEIQFIAREDGLSYAQVIAVLHQTGVDSMPGTAAEVLVDRVRAKICPEKINTATWLEIVETAHRLGVWTTSTMLCGHIETPADQVAHLQHLQQLQQKALEHDYPARITEFILLPYVGELAPRAMRQWVGHHQPQLLPTLVLTAVARLFLGQWIVNHQPSWVKLGLRGATMALAWGCNDLGGTLMEEHITSVAGAKGGTGISPADLVAAIRSLGRNPRQRTTLYDPVGELQ, encoded by the coding sequence ATGGAGACCATAGCGGCGATCGCGCAGCCTGCCGTTCAGGCATTCACCGAGCTAGAGGAAGTTCTGACCCACAATGGCATTTCTGCCCAACAAGCCCTCACCCTTTTGACAACCGCTCTTCCCTTAGCCGCAAATAATGATCCTCAAGAACCGTTGCCCCCTCTACTCAGGGCACTACAAACGGCTAGCGATCGCCTGCGCCAACAACAGGTGGGGGATACCGTCACCTATGTGATCAACCGCAACATCAACTTCACGAATATCTGTGAGCAACACTGTGGCTTTTGTGCCTTTCGTCGCGATGCCACCGCTGCTGATGCCTACTGGCTCGACATTGACACCATCCTGAGTAAAGTGGCTGATGCAGTTGATCAAGGGGCGACGGAAATCTGTATGCAGGGGGGACTCAACCCAGGGGCTAAAGAAGGCGGCTCCACATTGCGCTATTACCAATCCCTTGTGCGGGAAATTAAAAGCGCCTTTCCTGCAATCCATCTCCATGCCTTTTCACCCCAAGAAATTCAATTTATTGCCCGCGAGGATGGCCTCTCCTATGCCCAAGTGATTGCCGTCCTGCATCAGACGGGGGTGGACTCCATGCCTGGTACCGCTGCCGAGGTGTTGGTGGATCGGGTGCGAGCAAAAATCTGTCCTGAGAAAATTAACACTGCCACTTGGCTGGAGATTGTTGAGACGGCCCATCGTTTGGGAGTCTGGACAACCAGTACAATGCTTTGCGGCCACATTGAAACGCCGGCGGATCAGGTGGCTCACCTGCAGCATCTACAGCAACTTCAGCAAAAGGCCTTAGAACACGACTATCCCGCGCGAATTACCGAGTTTATTCTGCTGCCCTACGTGGGGGAACTTGCTCCCAGGGCAATGCGACAATGGGTAGGACACCACCAACCGCAGTTATTACCGACATTGGTGCTGACGGCAGTGGCGCGGCTCTTTTTGGGGCAGTGGATTGTCAATCATCAACCCAGTTGGGTCAAACTTGGCCTGAGGGGTGCGACAATGGCACTGGCTTGGGGCTGTAATGATTTGGGGGGAACGCTGATGGAAGAACACATTACCTCGGTCGCAGGGGCAAAGGGAGGAACAGGAATTAGCCCAGCCGATCTCGTGGCAGCCATTCGCTCCTTGGGGCGAAATCCGCGTCAGCGCACTACCCTTTACGATCCTGTTGGAGAGTTGCAATGA
- a CDS encoding carbon dioxide-concentrating mechanism protein CcmK translates to MAAAVGMVQVLGYPAALAVADTLVKAAQVTLVSCEGIGAGYWTVVIRGEVADVNAAVRAARSLSGHTVISHQIIARPDGNLEHVLPIVTPHQPPEDFLL, encoded by the coding sequence ATGGCAGCAGCGGTGGGCATGGTGCAGGTTTTAGGGTACCCAGCCGCCCTTGCGGTGGCCGATACATTGGTGAAAGCGGCTCAGGTCACCCTTGTCAGTTGTGAGGGGATTGGTGCGGGCTATTGGACAGTGGTGATTCGAGGAGAAGTGGCGGACGTGAATGCGGCGGTTCGAGCAGCGCGATCGCTCAGTGGCCACACGGTCATTTCCCATCAGATTATTGCCCGTCCCGATGGCAATCTCGAACACGTCCTACCAATTGTTACCCCTCACCAGCCACCCGAGGATTTTCTCCTTTAA
- the leuB gene encoding 3-isopropylmalate dehydrogenase encodes MATTYRIAVLAGDGIGPEITAVALDVLRAIAPRFDLEFDFVPALVGGCAIDAVGEPLPAATLETCRQSDAVLLAAIGGTQWDTLPRHLRPETGLLALRSGLGLFANLRPAKVFPQLIHASSLKPQVIAGVDLMVVRELTGGIYFGQPRGIFTTETGEQRGVNTMAYTATEIDRIGRVAFETARKRQGKLCSVDKANVLEVCQLWRDRLTALSAEYPDVELSHLYVDNAAMQLVRAPQQFDTIVTSNLFGDILSDIAAMLTGSIGMLPSASLGESGPGLFEPVHGSAPDIAGQNKANPLAMVLSAAMMLRYGLNQPAAAQAIEEAITAVLDQGYRTGDLMSEGCTLVGCREMGNLLIKELSQ; translated from the coding sequence ATGGCAACCACGTATCGCATTGCGGTTTTGGCCGGTGATGGCATTGGTCCAGAGATTACGGCTGTTGCCCTCGATGTATTGCGGGCGATCGCCCCGCGCTTTGACTTAGAATTTGACTTTGTGCCTGCCCTTGTGGGCGGTTGCGCCATTGATGCCGTCGGCGAACCCCTGCCAGCAGCAACCCTAGAAACCTGTCGCCAAAGTGACGCCGTGCTTTTAGCCGCCATTGGTGGCACACAGTGGGATACCTTACCCCGCCATCTACGCCCGGAAACCGGCCTCCTTGCCCTCCGATCGGGTCTGGGTTTATTTGCCAACTTACGCCCCGCTAAAGTCTTTCCGCAACTGATCCATGCCTCTTCCCTCAAACCGCAGGTGATTGCCGGGGTCGATCTCATGGTTGTGCGCGAACTCACTGGTGGCATTTACTTTGGTCAACCGCGCGGCATTTTCACCACGGAAACGGGTGAGCAGCGGGGGGTGAATACGATGGCCTATACCGCCACAGAAATTGATCGCATTGGTCGTGTTGCCTTTGAAACCGCGCGCAAACGGCAGGGCAAACTCTGTTCTGTGGATAAAGCCAATGTTCTTGAAGTTTGCCAATTGTGGCGCGATCGCCTAACTGCCCTCAGCGCTGAATATCCCGATGTGGAACTCAGCCACCTCTACGTGGACAATGCGGCAATGCAACTGGTGCGCGCCCCGCAACAGTTTGACACGATTGTCACCAGCAACTTGTTTGGCGATATTCTCTCCGATATTGCCGCCATGCTCACGGGCAGTATTGGCATGCTTCCCTCCGCCAGCCTCGGAGAATCAGGGCCGGGTCTATTTGAACCGGTTCATGGCTCTGCCCCCGATATTGCCGGCCAAAACAAAGCCAACCCCCTCGCCATGGTGCTCAGTGCAGCCATGATGCTGCGTTATGGCCTCAACCAACCAGCAGCAGCGCAAGCGATCGAAGAGGCGATTACTGCCGTTTTAGATCAAGGCTACCGCACTGGCGATTTAATGTCCGAAGGCTGTACCCTTGTCGGCTGTCGGGAAATGGGCAATCTCTTGATCAAGGAATTATCCCAATAG
- a CDS encoding Spy/CpxP family protein refolding chaperone, producing the protein MRKNIQRLMVAIALIVGISGATIPPQVMAQTSGGLLTAEQMKKLNLSVEQKQAVLRLTLRTNDRILKILDRDQQRIFRNAIKQGKSTGEAMDMVALRPDQKTQLSKVMQDTRVEMLTILTPEQVKQLQGSR; encoded by the coding sequence ATGAGGAAAAATATTCAGCGATTGATGGTGGCGATCGCCCTTATTGTGGGGATTAGTGGCGCAACGATTCCACCCCAAGTCATGGCGCAAACCAGTGGCGGCCTACTGACCGCTGAGCAAATGAAAAAACTCAATCTCAGTGTTGAGCAAAAACAGGCTGTACTGCGGCTAACCTTGCGCACCAACGATCGCATCCTCAAGATCCTCGATCGCGACCAACAGCGTATCTTTCGCAATGCCATCAAGCAGGGGAAATCCACGGGTGAAGCTATGGATATGGTTGCTCTGCGCCCCGATCAGAAAACCCAGCTCTCGAAGGTAATGCAGGATACCCGTGTCGAAATGCTGACGATTCTCACCCCCGAGCAGGTGAAGCAACTGCAAGGATCGCGCTGA
- a CDS encoding DUF3352 domain-containing protein: MTIESQPSVQSPRRFRPWLVGGVAVVIVGAAAAAGVFLWQRLSQRPIAPGMAIAPNSALLTLTLPTDPKPWEALAKSGLLQAQPWLNPTYDPLSPEGVNLAQLDYLKDVRPFIGDQATLVLLPITPESVRESPLPPHVWIVPTLNVPMGEQLLQRVIGEPITEMNGVKIFRAKGILPDANSGANTAAAQDAIALVQHENQAYIIWSQHQSALQQVIATAQSNNGIASQPTYQQAVKGLSDHRPLVELYLNLPAFLASQMAAPEGRLPEPPRELQGMVLTADMTPEQIELEAVTWRSEQNQALVSEGQSRELARLVPETTLAFYSTGSFRNLWQNTPSSVQETIARTVKDLTGLDWQQAFVPWMDGEFAAALVPVPALGNAPSLLFLSQTSDRPQASQTLSQLDTQIRDRLRWQVQQTTTEPQPITTWRIPPGLPVGQHGWLNDQTLYLGLGPLTDMSRPPERSLADSPLYRAVLPDPKGTQFYLNLSNLGLLQNNLLLPQLAPEVARSLQPFTALGITSHVRDNQFTHYIARIRLKSTSSP; the protein is encoded by the coding sequence ATGACTATTGAGTCTCAACCGTCAGTTCAGTCGCCCCGTCGGTTCCGCCCTTGGCTGGTGGGGGGTGTTGCTGTGGTCATTGTCGGGGCAGCCGCTGCTGCGGGGGTCTTCCTATGGCAACGCTTGAGTCAACGCCCGATCGCGCCCGGCATGGCGATCGCCCCCAATAGCGCCCTATTGACCCTCACCTTACCCACGGATCCCAAGCCTTGGGAAGCCCTTGCCAAAAGTGGCCTGTTGCAAGCCCAACCCTGGTTGAACCCCACCTATGATCCGCTTTCGCCAGAGGGGGTGAATCTTGCCCAACTGGATTACCTCAAGGATGTGCGCCCCTTTATTGGTGACCAAGCCACGCTGGTGCTCTTGCCCATTACCCCAGAGTCTGTTAGAGAATCGCCGCTGCCACCCCATGTGTGGATTGTGCCGACCCTCAATGTCCCGATGGGGGAGCAACTCCTGCAAAGGGTGATTGGCGAACCCATCACCGAGATGAATGGCGTGAAAATTTTTAGGGCGAAGGGGATTCTCCCTGACGCTAATAGCGGTGCGAACACCGCCGCTGCACAGGATGCGATCGCCCTTGTTCAGCATGAGAATCAGGCCTACATCATCTGGAGTCAGCACCAGAGCGCCCTGCAACAAGTCATTGCCACCGCCCAAAGCAACAATGGCATCGCTAGCCAGCCCACCTATCAACAGGCAGTAAAAGGGTTATCGGATCATCGCCCTTTGGTGGAACTGTATTTGAACTTGCCCGCCTTTTTAGCCAGTCAGATGGCTGCTCCTGAGGGACGTCTTCCCGAACCCCCCCGAGAACTGCAAGGAATGGTGCTCACCGCAGACATGACCCCTGAGCAAATTGAGTTGGAGGCGGTGACATGGCGCTCTGAGCAGAATCAAGCCTTGGTCAGTGAAGGTCAAAGCCGTGAACTGGCTCGTCTGGTGCCTGAAACCACCCTTGCTTTTTACAGCACTGGCTCCTTTCGGAATTTATGGCAGAACACTCCCAGTTCTGTTCAAGAAACCATTGCCAGGACGGTTAAAGATCTCACTGGCCTTGATTGGCAACAGGCTTTTGTGCCCTGGATGGATGGCGAATTTGCCGCCGCCTTGGTGCCCGTTCCCGCCTTAGGAAATGCCCCTAGTTTGCTCTTTCTCAGTCAGACGAGCGATCGCCCCCAAGCTAGTCAAACCCTGAGCCAACTCGATACCCAAATTCGCGATCGCCTGCGGTGGCAAGTGCAGCAAACGACAACAGAACCCCAACCCATCACCACTTGGCGGATTCCCCCCGGCCTCCCTGTGGGACAGCATGGCTGGCTCAATGACCAGACTCTTTATTTGGGACTCGGTCCTTTAACCGATATGAGTCGCCCCCCTGAGCGCTCCCTTGCCGACTCTCCCCTTTACCGCGCGGTGCTCCCTGATCCTAAGGGCACACAGTTTTACCTGAATTTGAGTAACCTAGGTTTATTGCAAAATAACTTGCTTTTACCCCAACTGGCACCTGAAGTGGCGCGATCGCTCCAACCCTTTACTGCCCTAGGCATTACCAGTCATGTGCGGGATAATCAATTTACCCATTACATCGCTCGAATTCGCCTAAAATCCACTTCATCACCGTAG
- a CDS encoding pentapeptide repeat-containing protein: MEPDVLLKRYSIGDRNFAGVRLRRANLSRCILTGIDLSRADLTDAALQSTNLQGADLRGAILTGVNLSQADLRGADLRGVILISADLRWVSLRKANLTGADLSRANLANADLSEANLTGAQLSAAILRDANLTLTDLTLAELERANLTRANLTEAYLRGADLADAVLRESQLVQANLRGANLSGTNLQQANLERAILIGANLRRARLEETNLREVAFKEANLRHACLDKANLVGADLRGVSLAQALLRGANLSSAILIGANLMGANLSGADLRGANLIEAILTGASLNGVDLSAVDMSEAILPDGYLSE, encoded by the coding sequence GTGGAACCTGATGTTTTACTGAAACGATATAGCATTGGCGATCGCAATTTTGCAGGGGTGCGTTTACGCCGCGCTAACCTGAGTCGGTGTATTTTGACAGGTATTGACCTTTCCCGTGCTGACCTCACCGATGCTGCCTTACAAAGCACCAACCTGCAAGGAGCCGATTTGCGGGGGGCAATTCTGACGGGTGTCAATCTCAGTCAAGCGGATCTGCGGGGGGCTGACCTGCGGGGCGTGATTTTAATCAGTGCCGATCTACGCTGGGTGTCTCTGCGTAAGGCCAACCTGACGGGAGCCGATCTCAGCCGTGCCAACCTTGCCAATGCCGATCTCAGTGAAGCCAACCTGACCGGTGCCCAACTGAGTGCAGCCATCTTGCGGGATGCCAACTTGACGCTTACGGATCTCACCCTTGCTGAACTTGAGCGTGCCAACCTCACCCGTGCCAACTTAACCGAAGCCTACCTGCGGGGTGCCGATCTCGCAGATGCTGTTTTGCGGGAAAGTCAGCTCGTGCAGGCCAATTTACGCGGTGCCAATCTCAGTGGCACCAATTTGCAGCAGGCCAACCTAGAGCGAGCAATTCTCATCGGGGCGAATCTGCGCCGTGCTCGCCTTGAGGAAACCAATCTCCGCGAAGTGGCTTTCAAAGAAGCCAATTTACGCCATGCCTGTTTGGACAAAGCCAACCTTGTGGGTGCCGATTTGCGGGGAGTGAGCCTTGCCCAAGCCCTCTTGCGGGGAGCAAATCTGAGTTCCGCCATTCTCATTGGTGCCAACTTAATGGGGGCTAATCTCAGCGGTGCCGATCTGCGGGGCGCCAATCTCATTGAAGCGATTCTTACCGGTGCCAGTCTCAATGGGGTTGATCTCAGTGCTGTGGATATGAGCGAGGCGATTTTACCGGATGGCTATCTCTCGGAATAG